One window from the genome of Zerene cesonia ecotype Mississippi chromosome 1, Zerene_cesonia_1.1, whole genome shotgun sequence encodes:
- the LOC119835902 gene encoding fibronectin type-III domain-containing protein 3a-like, with amino-acid sequence MVGVGVAEGGGGAGGAPDGGYYGEYYPPEPYYVPPEMCPHPQQHPQHTHMCTMHADYSGMPVVTSAAMMPQLMPPVLDEGMRHYLVAHPHAQHPHHGHHQPHHQPAHHQPPPHHQPPHPYGPANGAGGPQHFYGPGYTAHFHHVPPHHMQHSPPPPIYPKDERTQRQYTKLKQKLERKQNSRNNGTEISSGASTPSLSPRKELNGRGGGSGGASSGTWSEGEGSSAGASVQGDDENDTQALLDLLSATRTPQVSDMTPTSALVQWNSPIPEGVTLPNVELTYDLLLGDRGRYKAIYSGPSLSCRVRDLRPGCEYSVCLQIRAGELIGAASEAATFRAPPAPPDRLPPARVTQRQRTSLLLRWPSIADNGARITHYILEMDSGEGFVELTRPRTRQHTVNNLRPQTRYRFRIAAVNECGRGEWSEDTVVWTAGSPPPAPAPPTLADSTSTSLKLSWDRRSDEEFTLQMDDAARGHGFLPVYSGPDCTYLCEGLRKATDYRFRLRCETTDGQGPWSIEVTYRTLPEKPGPPGRPTVRGKVHSRAIRLKWEPPSDDGGSSIESYTLELDSGEGYRCAYQGPEREAHCDRLLPGTSYRARVRCVNVAGESDWSVTETVSTEATTPGASNAPELVAEPRATLASISWRPPECTGGAPIIEYRVELAGDDGVVRLAHTGPQCDCTVRELIPGCQYRLWVTACNMVGAGPPSAALRFATRAAPPDAPEPPSATIESARSVRLEWNSPASNGAPIIDYHVEISGINVDDSYAHVYHGTETTCIVEKLTPFTPYFFRVCATNSAGRGPWSTIRDVLMPRAPPAPPTGLRHESTADSLHLFWRIPASHGAEVLSYRVKVGEEAFDTEGPTPEQLVEGLEPDTVYGVRVAALNELGLGEWSEEARAATRPRPPAPPRLRCAQAAHNYLRLEWTVSGSMCDDRELGRLA; translated from the exons ATGGTGGGCGTGGGCGTGGCGGAGGGGGGCGGGGGTGCGGGCGGCGCTCCCGACGGCGGCTACTACGGCGAGTACTACCCGCCTGAACCTTACTATGTCCCGCCGGAGATGTGTCCGCACCCGCAACAGCATCCGCAGCATACGCACATGTGCACCATGCACGCTGATTATA GTGGCATGCCGGTGGTGACCTCAGCTGCTATGATGCCGCAACTGATGCCACCAGTCCTCGATGAAGGGATGCGACACTACTTGGTGGCGCACCCGCACGCGCAACACCCTCACCACGGCCATCACCAGCCTCACCACCAGCCAGCCCACCATCAACCACCGCCTCACCACCAGCCACCACACCCATAT GGTCCAGCGAATGGTGCAGGCGGCCCTCAACATTTCTACGGGCCAGGTTACACAGCTCATTTCCACCATGTGCCACCTCACCACATGCAGCATTCACCACCTCCCCCTATTTACCCAAAAGATGAAAGAACTCAACGCCAATACacaaagttaaaacaaaaattagagAGGAAGCAGAATAGTAGGAATAATGGGACAG AAATAAGCTCTGGGGCGAGCACACCATCGCTGTCTCCTCGCAAAGAACTGAATGGTCGCGGTGGTGGAAGTGGTGGTGCATCATCGGGAACATGGTCAGAAGGGGAAGGATCCTCGGCGGGTGCTTCGGTGCAAGGAGATGATGAAAATGATACCCAAGCATTACTTGATCTATTGTCTGCCACAAGAACCCCACAA GTCAGTGACATGACACCTACAAGTGCTCTTGTACAATGGAACTCGCCGATTCCCGAAGGAGTCACATTACCAAATGTGGAGCTAACATATGATTTACTGCTGGGTGATCGGGGACGTTACAAAGCTATATACAGTGGACCCTCATTGTCATGcag GGTAAGGGATCTTAGGCCAGGATGTGAATACTCAGTGTGCCTGCAAATTCGTGCAGGGGAGCTGATAGGTGCAGCGAGCGAAGCGGCGACGTTCCGCGCTCCCCCCGCGCCCCCCGACCGCCTGCCCCCCGCGCGCGTCACGCAGCGCCAGCGGACGTCGCTCCTGCTACGCTGGCCGTCTATTGCTGATAATGGCGCACGCATCACCCACTATATACTCGAAATGGACTCAGGGGAAGGATTCGTCGAGTTGACCAGGCCGCGCACGCGACAGCACACCGTTAACAATCTCCGGCCCCAGACGCGATACCGCTTCCGCATCGCCGCAGTCAATGAATGTGGACGTGGAGAGTGGAGCGAAGACACTGTGGTGTGGACTGCAGGCTCCCCACCGCCCGCGCCGGCCCCTCCCACGCTCGCCGACTCCACCTCCACCTCTCTCAAACTTAGTTGGGACCGTCGCTCCGATGAAGAATTCACCCTTCAGATGGACGACGCCGCGCGTGGTCACGGTTTCCTTCCTGTGTACAGTGGCCCAGATTGCACTTACCTTTGTGAGGGTCTCCGCAAAGCCACTGATTATCGATTTCGTCTCCGCTGCGAGACCACCGACGGTCAGGGCCCGTGGTCAATAGAGGTGACCTATCGAACGCTGCCAGAGAAACCCGGCCCTCCCGGACGACCTACCGTTCGTGGAAAGGTACACTCTCGTGCTATTCGTCTTAAATGGGAACCGCCTAGTGATGATGGAGGATCTAGCATAGAATCTTACACGCTGGAGTTGGACAGCGGAGAGGGGTACAGGTGCGCCTACCAAGGCCCCGAGAGAGAAGCGCATTGTGATAGACTGTTACCGGGAACGTCGTACCGCGCCAGAGTGCGTTGCGTTAATGTGGCAGGAGAGAGTGACTGGTCGGTCACTGAAACTGTTTCAACGGAAGCGACTACACCGGGAGCGAGTAACGCACCAGAATTGGTCGCTGAACCGCGTGCCACTCTCGCCTCAATTAGTTGGCGACCCCCAGAGTGCACGGGGGGCGCTCCCATCATTGAATACCGCGTCGAACTCGCGGGAGACGATGGCGTGGTGCGGCTCGCACACACCGGGCCGCAGTGCGACTGCACGGTGCGGGAGTTAATTCCAGGATGCCAATATAGACTGTGGGTGACGGCGTGCAATATGGTCGGCGCGGGGCCGCCTTCTGCGGCGCTACGCTTTGCGACTAGGGCCGCGCCCCCAGACGCGCCTGAGCCGCCCTCCGCCACTATAGAGAGCGCTAGGTCCGTCCGCCTCGAATGGAATTCCCCCGCCTCTAACGGGGCTCCCATCATCGACTATCACGTCGAAATAAGCGGGATCAACGTTGACGACTCGTACGCCCACGTTTATCACGGAACCGAGACGACCTGCATAGTCGAAAAATTGACACCGTTTACGCCGTATTTCTTCAGAGTATGCGCCACCAATTCCGCCGGTCGCGGCCCGTGGTCCACCATCAGAGACGTCCTGATGCCGCGTGCTCCTCCAGCCCCTCCCACCGGCCTCCGTCACGAATCGACCGCCGACTCCTTGCATCTATTCTGGCGAATCCCGGCCTCGCACGGCGCGGAAGTGCTGTCCTATCGCGTGAAAGTCGGAGAAGAGGCGTTCGACACGGAGGGGCCCACGCCCGAGCAGCTCGTCGAGGGGCTCGAGCCGGATACCGTGTACGGCGTGCGCGTCGCGGCGCTCAACGAGCTGGGGCTGGGCGAGTGGTCGGAGGAGGCGCGCGCGGCCACGCGGCCGcggccgcccgcgccgccgcggCTGCGCTGCGCACAGGCCGCGCACAACTACCTGCGCCTCGAGTGGA ccGTCTCGGGATCGATGTGCGACGACAGAGAATTAGGACGTCTCGCTTAG
- the LOC119835842 gene encoding protein eyes shut-like, translating to MLLEVRKQGIRNSWYLLILIPVVAAGLACLNNPCIHGICIDDINSTYACYCTDGYTGVQCQTNWDECWSDPCQNGGTCIDGVATYNCTCAEGFIGDNCETNYNECDSNPCFNNGTCIDMTNDYVCHCLPGFSGEHCQFDVAVCNATEEIRCYNGGECVEGPGYKFFCKCLPGWTGLKCEDQIDECESNPCQNGGICIDAHADYMCACTYGFTGKSCETQIEFCDENSCSNGALCVVEDGERICYCVPDYHGEHCELQYDECLLEPRCMNGGTCIDGVDNFTCSCPPRLTGSLCECFILDDDSYDCDYVNPTRFPITTDIALTSLFTDSSNISSITETSYNTTTTSVITTIPIYDFTTLRVTTKSEAKATSSTLSDITTTEKGSLSEAVSTTAPTVQEDIATSKLDTTTEILVLTKQTQGIDADSSKTEDTTDCNSICGNATTMKISTVAEFETTQENLETTEQTVYTEKTITDQGTTLTVTTESTKAIITTQRTSSTSGAESRDLDSTTKQDITTEKLFTNIPFDHITTEATLTDGTTEEYEISTVTDSTQLYPTEYPECTLNVCKNRGKCFNGPQGIRCHCTFNYSGRYCEEPIIITSAAFSGNSYIVHHIKNSTSLNIEFNAKTLITDGELMHVDIAKGVYMELFMNMGLLKFKFSCGYQTMLLSELKTFVNKGFPMKIETRLDLFSKEQHCNATLRLNDTVAMSGGQIANITILNDNSTLIFGNAHANVNEHMPFIGCIKDLIINGEKRSVFTDAFDAGEVTECSSLGCLSGPCLNGGICKDHGEGYRCVCANGWMGVSCNHSVCDNNPCQFGGSCVRYPGSGFLCMCPYGKHGIFCEYNVEIARASLAPITIGKSSYIIYPLSSQAMNSDRFDLRLKFQTEDMDQIALLAFIGQNGRHDSKSQHLALTFVKRYIMLTWNMGGGSRRIFTSRALSPRRGGHTVRVWRRGRTAGLSVDGRYNVSGNAPAHDTKMNVLPYIFIGGHPSEHFGELPHDLPLHSGWRGCVWEVAGPAVRAPAGGRGAGQCGVAHCTPTSCHAPNGVCVHSPATYGCICNEGWFGSTCASRQSQCDFSGHKCHGRCVVTAHEPECDCPYGTNGTYCENELFPVDILFTGKRSYLKLHPRAISSVTLALEAEIKPTKERGLIAYVETPHFYTALSLQGGLLEYRWTDRLSGLTSLVRSSVVLSMSQWHAVRAGRYGARLYVWVDGALTTEPMVAHAYPHTASDATIVLGGAEDLATLPFDVMLGPPEAYTGCLRNFHVNNILLPLEPQNIAAGQNIESCGSCAGCRGRRAACSPAACAPARCRARRCVCPAGRAGELCQTDITVTIPQFDGDAMISLSRPPSGRTEQRLTLPAAPGYIAFNFTTAEPAGLLLWMNMGINYVGLGLENGYLKLALSLHCNDEEANFSDSPKALSQIIQSGFMADGDWHSIVFQLGSRIYLSVDGEVYVDETCSSDHEFVEVDTFIGGVTEDIYEVRKIFPENFRGCIDHISTKQETYTNFTHVYSENVLMCQPFPSTR from the exons ATGCTCTTGGAAGTGCGGAAACAAGGTATACGTAACAgttggtatttattaatacttatacCAGTGGTAGCCGCGGGATTAGCTTGTCTTAACAACCCTTGCATTCACGGTATATGCATTGATGATATTAATAG TACGTATGCTTGTTACTGTACAGACGGTTACACAGGAGTACAATGTCAAACAAATTGGGACGAGTGCTGGTCAGATCCTTGCCAAAATGGGGGCACTTGTATAGACGGCGTTGCGACTTACAACTGCACTTGCGCTGAAGGATTCATTG GAGATAACTGTGAAACTAACTACAACGAATGTGATTCAAATCCTTGCTTTAACAATGGCACTTGTATAGACATGACCAATGACTACGTTTGTCACTGCTTGCCCGGCTTCTCTGGAGAGCACTGTCAGTTTGATGTAGCGGTATGTAATGCTACTGAAGAGATCCGTTGCTATAATGGTGGAGAGTGTGTGGAAGGACCAGGATATAAATTCTTTTGCAAGTGCTTACCAG gTTGGACAGGTCTAAAATGCGAAGATCAAATAGATGAATGCGAATCCAATCCCTGTCAAAACGGAGGGATCTGTATCGACGCTCATGCGGATTACATGTGCGCCTGTACTTATG gTTTTACAGGCAAAAGCTGTGAAACACAAATAGAGTTTTGCGATGAGAACTCCTGTAGCAACGGTGCTCTCTGCGTCGTTGAAGATGGCGAGCGTATATGTTATTGTGTACCGGACTACCACGGGGAACATTGCGAATTGCAATATGACGAATGTTTGCTAGAACCGAG ATGCATGAATGGTGGGACTTGTATAGACGGCGTTGACAACTTTACATGCTCTTGTCCCCCGAGACTTACTGGAAGCTTGTGTGAATGCTTCATATTAGATGATGATAGCTACGACTGTGATTACGTCAACCCGACACGATTTCCTATTACTACTGACATTGCCTTAACATCATTGTTTACTGATAGTTCTAATATATCTTCCATTACTGAAACCTCATATAATACGACAACTACCTCAGTCATTACTACTATTCCTATTTACGATTTCACTACTTTACGAGTCACAACGAAATCTGAAGCAAAAGCAACTTCAAGCACTTTATCAGATATAACGACAACAGAAAAAGGAAGTTTAAGCGAAGCTGTCTCAACAACCGCACCTACGGTACAAGAAGATATAGCTACATCAAAATTAGATACAACAACTGAAATTTTAGTACTAACCAAGCAGACTCAAGGAATTGATGCCGATAGCTCTAAAACAGAAGATACTACAGATTGCAATAGCATTTGCGGTAACGCAACCACAATGAAAATAAGCACTGTAGCAGAATTCGAAACAACACAAGAAAATttagaaactactgaacaaaCTGTTTATACggaaaaaacaataacagatCAAGGAACAACTCTTACGGTTACTACAGAATCCACGAAAGCTATAATTACAACGCAAAGGACGAGTTCCACAAGCGGCGCAGAATCACGTGACTTGGATTCCACAACTAAACAAGACATAACtactgaaaaattatttacaaatattccCTTTGACCACATAACTACTGAAGCCACATTAACAGATGGAACTACAGAAGAATACGAAATAAGTACTGTGACTGATAGTACACAGTTGTATCCCACTGAATATCCAGAGTGTACCCTAAACGTGTGTAAGAATCGTGGCAAGTGTTTTAACGGACCCCAGGGTATAAGA tgtCACTGTACATTCAATTATAGTGGGAGATACTGTGAGGAGCCAATTATTATCACATCAGCAGCTTTTAGTGGAAATTCGTATATAGTACACCACATTAAAAATTCCACTTcgttaaatatagaatttaatgcaaaaactttaataactGACGGTGAATTAATGCACGTAGATATAGCGAAAGGGGTGTACATGGAGCTTTTCATGAACATGGGTTTactcaaatttaaattctccTGTGGTTACCAGACAATGCTTTTGAGTGAATTGAAAACATTCGTAAATAAAGGTTTTCCAATGAAAATAGAGACCAG ATTAGATCTATTTTCAAAAGAGCAACATTGTAACGCAACCCTCCGTCTCAATGATACTGTTGCTATGAGTGGCGGCCAAATTGCCAATATAACGATTCTAAATGACAACAGTACATTAATTTTTGGAAATGCACACGCAAATGTTAACGAACATATGCCGTTTATAGGATGTATAAAGGATCTGATT ataaatggCGAGAAACGGTCAGTTTTTACTGATGCATTTGATGCCGGTGAAGTTACTGAGTGCTCATCACTAGGGTGTCTCTCTGGACCTTGTCTCAATGGTGGGATTTGCAAGGATCACGGAGAAGGATATCGCTGTGTGTGTGCTAAcgg ATGGATGGGTGTAAGTTGTAACCATTCAGTGTGCGATAACAATCCGTGCCAATTCGGTGGCAGCTGTGTCCGATATCCTGGTAGCGGTTTCCTGTGCATGTGTCCCTATGGAAAGCATGGAATTTTCTGTGAATATA atgTAGAGATTGCCCGAGCATCACTAGCTCCTATAACGATTGGAAAATCATCTTACATTATATATCCGTTGTCATCACAGGCGATGAATTCGGATCGTTTCGATTTGCGTCTCAAATTTCAAACTGAAGACATGGATCAAATAGCGCTCCTGGCATTTATCGGGCAAAACGGTCGTCACGATTCAAAAAGTCAACATTTAGCGCTGACTTTTGTGAAACGATACATTATGCTCACCTGGAATATGGGAGGGg GTTCCCGCCGCATATTCACCTCCAGAGCATTATCCCCTCGTCGTGGAGGCCATACGGTGCGCGTGTGGAGGCGCGGCCGCACTGCTGGCCTCAGTGTGGACGGGAGATACAATGTGTCTGGCAATGCGCCCGCGCATGATACGAAGATGAATGTGCTACCGTACATATTTATTG GCGGTCACCCGTCGGAGCACTTCGGCGAGTTGCCGCACGACCTGCCGCTGCACAGCGGGTGGCGCGGCTGCGTGTGGGAGGTGGCGGGGCCGGCGGTGCGCGCGCCCGCGGGGGGGCGCGGCGCGGGCCAGTGCGGCGTCGCGCACTGCACGCCCACCTCGTGCCACGCGCCCAACGGCGTGTGCGTGCACTCGCCGGCTACATACGG GTGCATATGCAATGAGGGTTGGTTCGGCTCAACATGCGCAAGTCGGCAGAGTCAGTGCGATTTCTCTGGCCACAAGTGTCATGGCCGCTGCGTCGTCACAGCTCACGAGCCCGAGTGCGACTGTCCGTACGGGACTAATGGAACATATTGTGAAAATG AATTATTCCCagtcgatattttatttacgggTAAGCGCTCGTACCTCAAACTGCACCCGCGGGCTATATCGAGCGTGACTCTAGCTCTCGAGGCAGAAATAAAGCCGACTAAGGAGAGAGGTCTGATTGCGTATGTGGAGACGCCCCATTTCTATACAGCTCTGTCGCTACAAGGAGGGTTGTTGGAATATCGTTGGACTG ATCGCCTTTCAGGCCTAACATCGCTAGTCCGCTCTAGTGTAGTTCTCTCCATGTCCCAATGGCACGCGGTGAGGGCGGGCCGGTACGGAGCCCGGCTCTACGTGTGGGTGGACGGGgctctcaccactgagcctaTGGTGGCACACGCCTACCCGCACACGGCGAGCGATGCTACTATTGTTCTGG GTGGCGCTGAGGATTTGGCGACACTCCCATTCGACGTCATGCTAGGACCACCCGAGGCTTATACAGGTTGCCTTAGAAATTTCCACGTCAATAACATTCTACTGCCATTGGAACCGCAAAATATTGctg CGGGCCAGAACATAGAGTCGTGCGGCTCGTGCGCGGGGTGCCGCGGGCGGCGCGCCGCCTGCAGCCCCGCCGCCTGCGCGCCCGCCCGCTGCCGCGCGCGCCGCTGCGTGTGCCCCGCGGGCCGCGCCGGCGAGCTCTGCCAGACCG ATATAACAGTTACAATACCGCAATTCGACGGCGACGCCATGATATCGCTAAGTCGGCCGCCGTCCGGTCGAACGGAACAGCGCCTCACGCTGCCGGCCGCGCCTGGCTACATAGCGTTTAATTTCACCACCGCGGAGCCGGCTGGCTTGTTGTTGTGGATGAATATG GGAATAAACTATGTAGGTTTAGGCCTCGAGAACGGCTATCTCAAATTAGCCCTGTCATTACACTGTAACGATGAAGAGGCTAACTTCTCCGATTCGCCAAAAGCTCTCTCTCAGATAATACAATCTGGATTTATGGCGGACGGAGATTGGCATAGCATAGTCTTTCAATTGGGGTCTAGGATTTATTTGAGCGTCGATGGGGAAGTGTATGTGGATGAAACGTGTAGCAGTGATCACGAATTTGTAGAAGTTGACACGTTTATCG GTGGAGTGACTGAAGATATTTACGAAGTTAGGAAGATATTCCCCGAAAACTTCCGAGGTTGTATCGACCACATATCAACTAAGCAGGAAACTTACACGAACTTCACACACGTTTACAGCGAGAATGTACTGATGTGTCAACCCTTTCCGTCCACACGATAG
- the LOC119840743 gene encoding MKRN2 opposite strand protein, with the protein MDPGILCFHHCDHKVFCTIIPEKCPVCHQTLDRYDYNLLPFRVPYPFVKASQHPRAIIMKPTHGDFLNDYYNSKDLHIGVTNSQGSVIEFSEEGIRGVDPLTKKWSQCDTSSDWDQCLLLEQFDELWNEIWDGILIKVSSSPLWEPERYNEERHNCFTFVLAFLRALDCGELSEKAQDPKLFCKQYVVPRTSAAGKYISLYRQLKRQSYFIQNQ; encoded by the exons ATGGATCCGGGAATCCTTTGTTTCCACCATTGTGATCATAAAGTTTTTTGCACCATTATTCCTGAGAAATGCCCTGTTTGTCATCAAACACTCGACAGATATGACTATAATCTGTTACCCTTTAG AGTGCCCTATCCTTTTGTAAAAGCTTCTCAGCATCCACGAGCTATAATTATGAAGCCGACCCACGGGGACTTCCTCAA TGACTACTATAATTCTAAGGATTTACATATCGGGGTGACTAACTCCCAAGGGAGTGTTATTGAATTCAGTGAAGAGGGGATAAGGGGTGTTGATCCCTTGACCAAAAAGTGGAGTCAATGTGACACAAGTTCAGACTGGGACCAATGTTTGCTATTAGAGCAATTTGATGAACtttggaatgaaatttgggaTGGTATCCTCATCAAG GTGAGCTCAAGCCCTCTCTGGGAACCTGAGAGATATAATGAAGAACGTCACAATTGCTTTACTTTTGTGCTGGCATTTTTGAGAGCTCTAGATTGTGGTGAGCTCTCTGAAAAGGCCCAAGATCCAAAGCTGTTTTGTAAACAGTATGTTGTGCCACGGACATCAGCTGCTGGGAAATACATATCTCTATACAGACAGCTCAAGAGACAAAGCTACTTTATACAGAACCAATGA